Sequence from the Nocardia brasiliensis genome:
CGATGGCCAGATTCGACAGCGCCGAGTCGAGCACCACGCCGAGCCCGAACCACAGGCCCTCTCGCCTGCCCACATAGGCGACCAGCGTGTACAGCATGAGCCCGAGGCTGAACAGCGTGATGTGATCGGCGTCGTCCCCGACCACGTAGCCGACCGCGGTCGCGACCAGCGACGAGACCAGCGTGGCCGCCGCCATCGCGCGCGGATACACCCGGCGCAACACGATCGGCAGCGGGAGGAACACCCCGACCGCGAGGAACGCGGCCTTGTGCGACGCGCTCCCGACGCTGAGCACCTCGAGCAGCAGAAGGAACGCCGCCAAGATCGAATCCGAGACGATGGGCTTCCCGCGAAGCCACAGACTGAACCGGCGCACCAGTCCACCCTAGGTCGGCACGGGCTCGACACCCGGCAGCCGCACCCGCGACGGGGAGCCGAACTGGACTGCTGACTGGCCCGCATTCGCCTGCCTGGTTGGCTTAGCCCGTGCAGATCGGTGATTGGGCGGTGTTGATCACCGCGGCGACGGCCGCGGGTTGGGTGGACGCGGTGGTCGGCGGCGGCGGGCTGATCATCCTGCCGACGTTGTTTCTCGTCGCGCCGAACATCGCGCCGCAGACCGCGCTCGGCACGAACAAGCTCGCCGCCGTCGCGGGTACCGGTGCGTCGGTGCTGACCTTCGCCAGGAAGGTGCCGATGCAGTGGCGGGTGCTGATTCCAGCGGCGGGTATCGCGGCGGTGACCGCGGGCGTCGGAGCCGCCGCGGTGTCGTTGATCGACCGCGACCTGTTCATTCCGATCGTGATGGTGGTGCTCGTCGGCGTCGCGCTGTTCGTCACGCTGCGCCCCTCGATCGGCGTCACGCTCGCCACGCACGCGCCGACCCGGCGCAAAGTGATCCTCACGGTCGCGCTCGCCGCCGGCCTCGTGGGGTTCTACGACGGACTGCTCGGCCCCGGCACCGGGACCTTCCTCATCATCACGTTCGCGACACTGCTCGGCACCGAGTTCGTGCGGGCGGCCGCGATGGCGAAGGTGATCAACTGCGGCTCCAACGTGGGCGCGCTGATCTTCTTCGGCCTCACCGGCCACATCATGTTCCTGCTCGGCGCCGCCATGGCGGTCGGCAACGTGGCGGGCGCGATCCTCGGCTCCCACATGGCATTGCGCAACGGCGCCAAGTTCGTTCGCGTTGTACTGCTCGTCGTGGTCGTCGCGATGGTGATCCGCCTGGGCTGGCAGCAGTTCGGCTGACTCAGCCGATGGGCTCGACCTGGGAGGCGAGCCAGGGCTTCAGTACCCGCGAGGTGGTCTCGTGGATCTGCCGGTGCAGCCGCTCGCCGTCGTCGGCGCCGTTGATCGGCTGCTGGAACAGCACGGTGAGCGCGCCGGACACCGCGCCGACGACCGCGCCGACCAGCGCTGCGGCGCCGACCTCGTCGAGTTCGGCGGGGAACGCGGCATGCAACTGCCGGGCGATCTCGCGCTGGGCCACCAGCTGCGCGTGCGCGGCCCGCCCGCTCACCGACGGCACCGTGCGCGACACCTGCGCGCGCAGCGCCGCGATCCGGGCGCTCAGATCGTCGACGAGATGTTCGCCGGGATTGTCACCGGCCGCGCGTAACGCGCGCAGTAACACCTCGACCGGACGCTCCCCCGGCCTGCGGCTGCCGATCGCGGCCACCGCGGCCCGCACCCGTTCGTCGGTCTCCGGGAAGAGCAGTTCTTCCTTGCTCGCGAAGTAGTTGAAGAAGGTGCGCGTGCCCACCTCGGCCGCCGCCGCGATGTCGGCCACCGTCGTCTCGTCGTAGCCTCTGGACTCGAAAAGCTCTACGGCTGCCTCGAGCAGAGCGCGGCGGGTACGTTCACGTTTGCGGTCACGGAGGGCGGATGGCGGCACGCGGGCACAGTACGGCATTTCCCGAGACAGGCGTGGTAGGTGCGAGTTTCGCGCGTGCCGTTCCGACCGTCCGGCCTTTGACATTGCGCCCCTGCACCTTTGACCCGCCCTCGGGCCCGCGCGAATCGGTGTCCCGGCGAGGCGACCCGGCCGAGGCCGCCAGCGAGGTTCGCCTGCGCACCGGTGGGGCAGCGACCCGCGCTCGGAGCCCGGAGCCCGGCATCGGCGAGGCAGGCAGCCAGGCAGGTAGGCAGCGGCCCGACAGGACACAGTGCGGGTCAACGCCAAGGCGCAGCGTCTGACGCCGCTCGTATCCAGCGATGGTGCGGTGCGGCGTGTCCGGCGCGCGGTCGGGTCGCTCGGCCCTACTCTATGGCGGGTTCGTTCGTATCCTGTGGGGGTTCGCCGAGAAGCATTGGTGCGGTCCCGCGCGCGACCACCGGAGTGGACCCGCGCGCGACCACCGGAGTGGACCCGCGCGCGACCACCGGAGTGGACCCGCACGCGACCACCGGAGTGGACCCGCACGCAACCGCCGAAGTGGACCCGCACGCGACCACCGAAGTGGACCCGCACGCAACCGCCGAAGTGGACCCGCACGCGACCACCGGCGCGGGCCGCCCTGCCGGGCCGGGGCCGGCCGGTCTTGGTGCGGTGCTGAATATTTCAGCCGGTGCCGGTCTGCGCGCCGTGCACGTCCGCAGTCGATGCATGTTGGCGTGGCGTGCCGGGTCGCGAACGCGCGGACGGGTGCGGGCGACTAGGTTGGTCTGGTGAGCATCGCGACTTCCAAGGATGTGGACGCAGAGTTCCTCGCCCTGCCGCTGGCCGCACTCGCCGACGCCGCGTTGAGCGCGGCGCGCGCGGCCGGCGCCCAGCACGCCGACCTGCGCGTGCACCGGTTGGTGACGCAGACGATCCGGCTGCGGGACGGGCGCGTCGAGGCGGTCACCGACGACATCGAACTCGGCTTCGCGGTCCGCGTGATCGTCGACGGCACGTGGGGTTTCGCCTCGCACGCCGCGCTGAGCACCGCGACCGCCGCCGAGGTCGCACGCACCGCGGTGACCGTCGCCACGACGTTGCGCGCGTTGAACCGCGAGCGGGTCGAACTCGCCGACGAGCCGATCTACTCCGACGTGCGCTGGGTCTCGGCCTACGACGTGGACCCGTTCACCGTGCCGACCACCGACAAGGTCGCGCTGCTGCAGGACTATTCGGAGCGACTGTCCGGCGCCGACGGCGTCGACCACGTCACCGCGTACGTATTGCAGGTGAAGGAGCAGACCTTCTACGCCGACACCGCGGGCTCCACGATCACCCAGCAGCGGGTCCGGCTGCATCCGCAGTTCGAGGCGACCACGGTCGATTCGGCGGCGGGCGTCTTCGAGACCATGCGCACGCTGGCGCCGCCGGTCGGCCGCGGCTGGGAGTACGTCACCGGCGCCGACGGCGCCTGGGACTGGTCGGGCGAACTGGCCGAGATCCCGTCCTGGCTGGCCGAGAAGGTGAAGGCGCCGACCGTCACGCCCGGCCCGACCGATCTGGTGATCGACCCGACCAACCTGTGGCTCACCATTCACGAGTCCATCGGCCACGCCACCGAGTACGACCGCGCGATCGGCTACGAATCCGCCTACGCGGGCACCTCGTTCGCCACCCCCGACAAGCTCGGCACCCTGAAATACGGCACCCCGATCATGCACGTCACCGGTGACCGCACCGAGGAGCACGGCCTGGCCAGCGTCGGCTACGACGACGAGGGCGTGGCCGGGCAGCGCTGGGATCTGGTCCGCGACGGCGTGCTCGTCGGCTACCAACTCGACCGCGTGTTCGCGCCGCGGCTCGGCCTGACCCGCTCCAACGGCTGCTCCTACGCGGACTCCGCGCACCATGTGCCGATCCAGCGGATGGCCAATGTCTCGTTGCAGCCGGACCCAGAGCGCGACACCAGCACCGAGGAGCTGATCTCGCGGGTGCGCGACGGCATCTACATCGTCGGCGACAAGTCGTGGTCGATCGACATGCAGCGCTACAACTTCCAGTTCACCGGTCAGCGGTTCTTCCGCATTCGCGACGGCAAGCTCGACGGCCAGCTCCGCGATGTCGCCTACCAGGCCACCACCACCGACTTCTGGGGTGCGATGGAGGCGGTCGGCGGACCGTCCACCTGGCGGCTCGGCGGCGCGTTCAACTGCGGCAAGGCCCAGCCCGGCCAGGTCGCCGCGGTGAGCCACGGCTGCCCGTCGGTCCTGGTGCGCGGCATCAACATTCTCAACACCCGGACGGAGGCGGGCCAGTGAGCCAGCAGACCGTGATCGCCGCGGGCGAGGTCGTCGAGCGCGCGCTCGCACTGTCCCGCGCCGACGAGGCGATGGTGATCGTCACCGACGCGCACGACGCGTCGCTGCGCTGGGCAGGCAATTCGATGACCACGAACGGGTCATCGATCTCCAGGAGCTGGGCGGTGATCTCGATCTTCCGCGACGGTCCCCGGTCCGCGCGGGTCGGCACCATCGGCTCGACCAGCGTCGACCCGGCCGAGCTCGAGTCCGTGGTGCGCCGCAGCGAGGAGGCGGCCCGCGCCGCCGCGCCCGCCGAAGACGCGATGCCGCTGCTGGATTCGGGCAAGCCGGCCGACGACTGGGCCGATCCGGCCGGGAGCACCGGCATCGAGGTGTTCACCGACCTGGCCCGCGACCTGTCCGTCGGCTTCGACGGCGCGGACCGGCTGTACGGCTTCGCGCACCACACCGTGCACACCACCTGGCTCGGCACCTCGACCGGGCTGCGGCGCCGGTTCACCCAGCCGACCGGTTCGGTGGAGATCAACGGAAAGCGCGGCACCGGTACCGATCTCGCCAGCGCCTGGGTCGGGGTCGGCACCGCGGACTTCACCGATGTCGACGTCCCCGGCCTGCTCGGCGAGTTGTCCCGCCGCCTCGGCTGGGCGGGACGCAAGGTCGAATTGCCCGCGGGCCGTTACGAAACCCTGATGCCACCCGCCACCGTCGCCGACATGATGATCTACCTGCACTGGGAGATGGAGGGCCGCGGCGCGCACGAGGGGCACACCGCGTTCTCCCGCGCGGGCGGCACCCGAATCGGCGAGCGGCTCACCGACATTCCGCTGACGCTCTACTCCGACCCGAGGGCGGCGGGGCTCGAATATCGTCCGTTCGTCGCGACTTCCGCGTCGTCGCAGGCGATGTCGGTGTTCGACAACGGACTGAGCGCCGAGCGGGTGGATTGGATCCGCGATGGCGTCATCGAATCGCTGATCTATCCGCGCGCCACCGCGGCCGAATTCGACGCCACCGCCACGGTTCCCGCGGGCAACCTGCTGCTCACCGGCGGTTCCGCGGCGACGCTGGACGAGATGATCGCGCGCACCGAACGCGGCCTGCTGCTCACCACGCTGTGGTACATCCGCGAGGTCGATCCGGCGAGTCTGCTACTCACCGGGCTCACCAGGGACGGTGTCTATCTCGTCGAGAACGGCGAGGTCACGGCCGCGGTCAACAACTTCCGGTTCAACGAGAGCCCGCTGGATCTGCTGCGCCGGGCCACCGAGGCGGGCGCCACTGAGATCACCCTGCCCAGGGAGTGGAAGGACTGGTTCACCCGAACGGCCATGCCGCCGTTGCGTATTCCCGACTTCCACATGTCCTCGGTAAGTCAGGCAACCTGACCGACCCGCTGTGCACGGCCGGGGCTGTCCCCCGGCCGTGGGCGCGGGACGCGTTCAGGGAAACGTGATCTCGATGCCGATGGTGCCCTTCTTGCCGCGGCGCAGGTTGCTGCCGAGGATGGTGATCGGGCCCATCAGCCAGTACTTGCGCATCAGGAGTTTGCGCACGCGCTCGGTGCCCTCCTGGTCGAGGACGCGCCCGGTGCCCTCGACGATCTCGCCCCGCGGCTTGCCCGCCACGCTGCACGGCTGCACGGTGACCGCCGGATTGCGCCGGAGCCGCTTCACCTTCCAGCTGTCGGTCACCGTCCACACGTAGAGTTTGTCCCCGTCCGCGACCGCCCACACCGCGGTGCCGACGGGCGTGCCGTCCTTGCGGAACGTGGTCAGCAGGACGTAATCGGCCTTGCCGACGGCCCCCAGCGTGTTCGTCATGAAGGGCAGCGTAATCCGATCCGGCTCAATCGGGCATTCGGTACTCGCCCGCCTCGATCCTGGCCACCAGCCCGTCGGTCCACCGCGCGAGGTTCCCGAAGACGCCGCTCCACAGTTCCAGCAGGTCGGTCGAGTGCGGCGGTTCGTGGCGGGTGGGAAAGTCCGGGATCATCGCGAGCAGGCCGGTGCGCACCTCCTCGCTGCGGCGGCGCTGTTCCCGCAGCTTCGCCAGGACGTGCTCCCGTGGCAGCGCGTCCATGAACGCGATGCCCGCGCCGAGTTCCTCCATGTCGACGCTGACCAGCGCCTCGTCCATCAGCTTGCGGAACTCCGCCTCGCCCGCGTCGGTCAGCTGGAACAGCGTGCGGCCCGGCCCTTCGCTGCTGTCCTCGGTGCCGTACGCGCTCAGCTTTCCCTCCTGGGTCAGCTGCTTCAGCGCGTGATAGATCGAGCCCGGCTTCACATTCGTCCAGGTCTCAGCGCGCCAGGACAGCAGTTCACGGCGCACGGCATAGCCGTACGTCGGCTGACGCAGCCGCATCACCCCCAGCACCAACAGCCGCACGGCCGACATCAGCGCACCTCCTTCAGATCGGAATTTCCCATAGTAGTCAAGTTTGACTTCCCTCGCGAAGCGGCCCTAACCTGGGCTAGTCAAAATTGATTACCAAGCTTGGAGGCTTTATGGGCGACACGGCCGTGCCGGTGCTGTGGGGCGGTAACTCCGCCGAAACGCTCGAGTTCTATCGCGCACTCGGCTACCAGGTGACCTGGGAGCAACACAGCCCGTACGTGTACCTCTCGGTGCAGCGCAACGGCTACGAGCTGCACTTCTATCGAGACAAGAAGGACAAGCGGGAGGTAGGCGAGTCCCAGATGGGCTGCCTGGTCATGGTCGACGAGGTGGCCGAGCTGCACGCCGCGTTCAGCAAAGCTCTGCGCGCGCACTACGGCCGGATTCCCGCGCGCGGCGTGCCCCGGATCAGCCGATTCCGTCCGGGGCAGACCAGATTCACCGTGCTCGACCCCGGCGGCAACAGCGTCACCTATATCCAGCGCGGCGAGCCCGAATTCGAGTACGGCGGCTCACGCGAACTCCAAGGGCTGCAACGAGTTCTGGACAACGCCCGCATCCTGCGCTTCTCCAAGGAGGACGACGAGGCCGCACGCAAGACGCTGGAGGCGGGGCTGCGCCGGTTCGACGCGACGGCATCGACGCTCGACAAGGCCCGCGCGCTGGCCGAACTCACCGAATTGGCGGTGGCCATGGGAGATCCGGCGCGCGCCGACGAGCTCCGCGCGCGGATCACCGCACTCGACCTCGCGGCCGAGGAACGCGCGGAGATCGCGGCGCAGCTGAAGATCGCCGATGAGCTCGCGGAGTGGCTGGACCAGGCGGACTAGGTCTCGACGGGGCGAGCGGTCCTGTGCCACTCGCCTTTTCGCGCGAACTCAGGCGGCAAGGGTGAGCACCTGCGGCCCGGTTTCGGTGATCGCGACAGTGTGTTCGGAGTGCGCGGTGCGCGAACCGTCGGCCGAGCGCAGCGTCCAGCCGTCGGGATCGGTGACGATGCGGTCGGTGGTGCGCGCGAACCAGGGTTCGATCGCGATGACGAGGCCGGGGCGCAGCCGATAGCCGCGACCCGCGCGACCGTGATTGGCCACGTGCGGGTCCTCGTGCATGGTGCGCCCGAGCCCGTGACCACCGAATTCGGTATTCACCGGGTAGCCGTAGTCGCGCGCCACCGCGGCGATGGCGGCGGAGATGTCGCCGATGCGATTGCCGGGCCGCGCGACCGCGATCGCGGCGACGAGGGCGTCCTCGGTGGCCCGGATCAGCCGCAGGTCTGCCTCGTCGGGCGTGCCGACCACGATCGTCGTCGCCGCGTCGGCCACCCAGCCGTCGATGCCGACGGCGAGGTCCATGGTCAGCACGTCTCCGTCCCGCAGCCGATAGTCGAACGGAAGTCCGTGCAGCACAGCGTCGTTCACCGACAGACAGACGGTATTGCGGAACGGCCCGCGACCGAAGGAGGGCGCGTAGTCCCAGTAGCAGGATTGCGCGCCGCGCCGCCGGATCTGCTCGCGCACGTGCGCCTCCAGCTCGAGCAGATTCACCCCGACCTCGGCCAGCGCCCGCAACTGCGCCAGCACTTCGGCGACGAACTGCCCGGTCACCCGCATCCGGGCGATTTCGTCCCGCGTCTTCAGCTCCACCATGAGAGAACCCTTTCGGTATTAAAATACCCATAGATCGACGGTATTTTAATACCACACACCGACGGGCTTGCGGTATTTAAATACCGAAGCTAGCCTGCCTTCCATGGTCCGCCTTCCGTTGACGCCCGCGCAGATCGACGCGGGCCGCCGCCTCGGCGCCGCCCTGCGCACCGCTCGCGCGTCCCGCGATCTCACCGAAGTCGCTCGGGCAGCGGGCATTTCGCCGGAAACCCTGCGCAAGATCGAGACCGGACGACTCCCCTCCCCCGCCTTCGGCACCGTCGTCGCGTTGAGCATGGTGCTCGAGCTGCCATTACAGGACCTCGCGGACACCTGGCGCGCCGCAGGTCTCGCCGAAACGGCCTGAGCAGTCCGCTGTTCCGCTGCCAACGGCCCGATGGTCACGGCGTGCGCGTGATCGCGAGGCCGACCGAGCCGTCCGCGCCGCGAAACAGCTTGTGCAGCGTGATGACCAGGGTGCCGATCACCCCGTACGCACGGCCGACGAGTTCGCGCACCCGCTGCGTGCCGTCCGCATCGAGCACCGTGGCGGTACCGGTGTACACCTCGTCGTCCGCAGGCCGTCCCCGCGCATCGCACCGCCGCAACGTCACCTCGGGATTGCGCCGAATCCGCTTGACCTTCCACGTCTTCGGATTCGTCCACACCACGAGACGATCCCCGTCCGCGGCGACCCACACCGGCGTGCCGACCGGCGTCCCGTCCTTCTTATAAGTGGTCAACAGCACGAATTTGCTCGTACCCAGCTCATTCCAAGTCATACGAAAAACGTAGATCGCCGACCCCACCCCGCCATCCGTCCCAGGACTCGCCCCCGCCTACGCCCCGAGACGTAGGCGGGGCGCGCTGGGTCGCCCCGCCTGCCGGTCAGCCGCGGCGTCTGCGGAAGAAGGCGCGGACGTCGTCGAGGAACAATTTGGGCTGTTCCAAGGCCGGGAAGTGGCCGCCCGCGGTGTATTCGGTGAAGTGCTCGAGGTGGCCGCCGGGGTTCATCACCCGGCGCATCAACGGGCTGGTGCCGAAGATCGCCCACCCCTGCGGCACATCGGAGGGCGCCGCCCACGCCATGCCCGAATGCGCCGATTCCCAAAGGAATTGGGCGGCCGATGCGCCACTGCGGGTGAACCAGTAGATGCTGATGTTGGTCAGCATCAGGTCACGGTCGACGCGTTCGCCGAGGGGCAGCGCCGGATCGGTCCACGTCTGGAGCTTCTCCGCGATCCATGCCAGCTGCGCGATCGGCGAATCCGTCAGCGCCGCCGCGATCGCGTTCGGCTGCGTGGATTGCAGGACCAGATATCCCTTCTGCTCCGCCCAGCTCGCCCGGGCCTGCTCGATCGCGGCGAGATCGTCCGCGCTCAGCCCGTCCGGCATCGGCAACTGCTCCCCGACCAGCCCCAGCATGCCCTGGTCGCTGTTCACGTGGGTCGCGATCACCCGCTCCGGATAGACGGCCGCCAGCCGGGAGGTCACGCCCGCGCCGACATCACCGCCCTGCGCCACGAACCTGTCGTACCCGAGCCGGGTCATCAGCTCGGCGAACGCGTCGGCCGTCCGGGCCAACTCCCACCCGGTCGAGGCCAGCGGCATGGAGAACCCGAACCCCGGCAGCGACGCAATCACGACATGGAACGCGTCCGCCGGGTCACCCCCGTGTGCCGCCGGATCCGTCAAAGGCCCCAGCACATCGAGGAATTCGACCACCGAACCGGGATACCCGTGCGTAATCAACAGCGGCACCGCCCCTTCCGCCGCCGAGCGCACATGGACGAAGTGAATCGTCTGCCCGTCGATCTCCGTCGTGAACTGATCGAACGCGTTCAGCTTCGCTTCCTGTGCCCGCCAATCGAATTCGTCGCGCCAATACGCCGCCAACTCCGCCAGATACCGCGGCGCGATCCCCCGCCCCCAATCGTCCTCGGTCCCCGCCACCACCTCCGGCACCCGCACCTCCCGCAACCGCCTGCGCAGCTCATCCACTTCGGTCTGCGGAATGTCGATACGGAAGGGATGGATCGCTGTGTTCGTCATGAGAACCACTCTCCAACCCCTTGCGGAAGAGTTTCTTCCGCGATCAAGCCCTCTTCTCGGATTCTTCGGAATTCTCAGCAAGGCGCCAACTCGTCGAATGTGTCCGGGCGTAACCAGCGATCTCGACGGGATATCTGCGGTGCGTGGATCCGGGGGAGCGGCGTACTGTGGTCAAGTCCCGCACGTGTGCGGGCGCGAACTTCTGTAGTGGAAACGAGGTGGTGACGTATATCCCAGGCCGAGTAGCCGTCCGTGTGCCCCCATGTCCTGAGTGCTGGACGTGTGCGGGGGCGGACGTCGCGCTGGTCTGAGTCGCGTCACCCAACTGTCATTCCCGGGTGCAGCTCTGCCGACTGCCCGGGTTTCGTGTTCATGCGAGTCCGGTGTGGCCGGCGGCGAGCTCCCCGATTCCCGCACCAGGAGTCCTGCCGTGAGTTCCTCCACGCTCGGCCACGAACCCGAGCACACCCCTGAGCCCTCGAACAACGCCTCATCGCCGATGTCGACGGCGGCCAAGATCGCCCTCGCGGTCCTGTTGACCGGCGAGCTCATGAACATCCTCGATGATTCGGTCGTCCTGACCGCGATGCCGACGCTGCAGCGGTCGCTCGGCGCCGGATCGGGCGTGCCGCAGTGGCTGACCGCGGGCACTGCTCGCCGTCGGTGAGGTGACGGGCGCGATGACCGCGACCAAGACCGCGGGACGTTTCGCGCGCCGCGTACCGCAGTTCGGCGCGCTGATCAGCCTTGCCGCGGTCACGGCCTACGGGTTCCAGATCGGCGGGCACCCCGAGGGGTCCTTGCTCGTCATGGCGGTTCCGGTGCTGCTGCTCGGGTTCGGTCTCGGCACGATCGGCGGCCCCGTCGCCGACCTGACCCTGGCCGAGGTCCCGAACGAGAGCGCAGGTGCGGCCTCGGGCCTGTTCAACACCGCGCTACAGCTCGGCTACGCCGTCGGCATCGCACTGACCGGCCCGCTGTTCTTCGCCACCGCCGACGGCGGCGCCACGCTCACCCGCGCCGCCTTCGCCGGCGTCCTGTGGTGGGTAGGCGGTGCCCTGATCCTGATGTGGGCCTTGATGTTCAGCCTGCCCGCACCAACCAAGGGCCGCACCGAAGATGTGCCGCTCTCGTGAATTGCGCTCGGACCGTTGAGGTTCGGGTTCCAAGAAATCCTGTCAGCTGGCTGAGATTCAGCAGAGGAGTCGGTGCCGCTCTCCTCGATGATCATTCAGGAGTTCGAGGGCGACGACCACCACTCAGCCGTAGAAGGTCACCAGATCTTGCCGC
This genomic interval carries:
- a CDS encoding metallopeptidase TldD-related protein yields the protein MIAAGEVVERALALSRADEAMVIVTDAHDASLRWAGNSMTTNGSSISRSWAVISIFRDGPRSARVGTIGSTSVDPAELESVVRRSEEAARAAAPAEDAMPLLDSGKPADDWADPAGSTGIEVFTDLARDLSVGFDGADRLYGFAHHTVHTTWLGTSTGLRRRFTQPTGSVEINGKRGTGTDLASAWVGVGTADFTDVDVPGLLGELSRRLGWAGRKVELPAGRYETLMPPATVADMMIYLHWEMEGRGAHEGHTAFSRAGGTRIGERLTDIPLTLYSDPRAAGLEYRPFVATSASSQAMSVFDNGLSAERVDWIRDGVIESLIYPRATAAEFDATATVPAGNLLLTGGSAATLDEMIARTERGLLLTTLWYIREVDPASLLLTGLTRDGVYLVENGEVTAAVNNFRFNESPLDLLRRATEAGATEITLPREWKDWFTRTAMPPLRIPDFHMSSVSQAT
- a CDS encoding glyoxalase, producing the protein MGDTAVPVLWGGNSAETLEFYRALGYQVTWEQHSPYVYLSVQRNGYELHFYRDKKDKREVGESQMGCLVMVDEVAELHAAFSKALRAHYGRIPARGVPRISRFRPGQTRFTVLDPGGNSVTYIQRGEPEFEYGGSRELQGLQRVLDNARILRFSKEDDEAARKTLEAGLRRFDATASTLDKARALAELTELAVAMGDPARADELRARITALDLAAEERAEIAAQLKIADELAEWLDQAD
- a CDS encoding TSUP family transporter — its product is MQIGDWAVLITAATAAGWVDAVVGGGGLIILPTLFLVAPNIAPQTALGTNKLAAVAGTGASVLTFARKVPMQWRVLIPAAGIAAVTAGVGAAAVSLIDRDLFIPIVMVVLVGVALFVTLRPSIGVTLATHAPTRRKVILTVALAAGLVGFYDGLLGPGTGTFLIITFATLLGTEFVRAAAMAKVINCGSNVGALIFFGLTGHIMFLLGAAMAVGNVAGAILGSHMALRNGAKFVRVVLLVVVVAMVIRLGWQQFG
- a CDS encoding helix-turn-helix transcriptional regulator gives rise to the protein MVRLPLTPAQIDAGRRLGAALRTARASRDLTEVARAAGISPETLRKIETGRLPSPAFGTVVALSMVLELPLQDLADTWRAAGLAETA
- a CDS encoding PPOX class F420-dependent oxidoreductase, whose product is MTNTLGAVGKADYVLLTTFRKDGTPVGTAVWAVADGDKLYVWTVTDSWKVKRLRRNPAVTVQPCSVAGKPRGEIVEGTGRVLDQEGTERVRKLLMRKYWLMGPITILGSNLRRGKKGTIGIEITFP
- a CDS encoding PadR family transcriptional regulator, with the translated sequence MSAVRLLVLGVMRLRQPTYGYAVRRELLSWRAETWTNVKPGSIYHALKQLTQEGKLSAYGTEDSSEGPGRTLFQLTDAGEAEFRKLMDEALVSVDMEELGAGIAFMDALPREHVLAKLREQRRRSEEVRTGLLAMIPDFPTRHEPPHSTDLLELWSGVFGNLARWTDGLVARIEAGEYRMPD
- a CDS encoding TetR/AcrR family transcriptional regulator yields the protein MPPSALRDRKRERTRRALLEAAVELFESRGYDETTVADIAAAAEVGTRTFFNYFASKEELLFPETDERVRAAVAAIGSRRPGERPVEVLLRALRAAGDNPGEHLVDDLSARIAALRAQVSRTVPSVSGRAAHAQLVAQREIARQLHAAFPAELDEVGAAALVGAVVGAVSGALTVLFQQPINGADDGERLHRQIHETTSRVLKPWLASQVEPIG
- a CDS encoding MFS transporter, translated to MTATKTAGRFARRVPQFGALISLAAVTAYGFQIGGHPEGSLLVMAVPVLLLGFGLGTIGGPVADLTLAEVPNESAGAASGLFNTALQLGYAVGIALTGPLFFATADGGATLTRAAFAGVLWWVGGALILMWALMFSLPAPTKGRTEDVPLS
- a CDS encoding PPOX class F420-dependent oxidoreductase, with the protein product MTWNELGTSKFVLLTTYKKDGTPVGTPVWVAADGDRLVVWTNPKTWKVKRIRRNPEVTLRRCDARGRPADDEVYTGTATVLDADGTQRVRELVGRAYGVIGTLVITLHKLFRGADGSVGLAITRTP
- a CDS encoding epoxide hydrolase family protein: MTNTAIHPFRIDIPQTEVDELRRRLREVRVPEVVAGTEDDWGRGIAPRYLAELAAYWRDEFDWRAQEAKLNAFDQFTTEIDGQTIHFVHVRSAAEGAVPLLITHGYPGSVVEFLDVLGPLTDPAAHGGDPADAFHVVIASLPGFGFSMPLASTGWELARTADAFAELMTRLGYDRFVAQGGDVGAGVTSRLAAVYPERVIATHVNSDQGMLGLVGEQLPMPDGLSADDLAAIEQARASWAEQKGYLVLQSTQPNAIAAALTDSPIAQLAWIAEKLQTWTDPALPLGERVDRDLMLTNISIYWFTRSGASAAQFLWESAHSGMAWAAPSDVPQGWAIFGTSPLMRRVMNPGGHLEHFTEYTAGGHFPALEQPKLFLDDVRAFFRRRRG
- a CDS encoding TldD/PmbA family protein, yielding MSIATSKDVDAEFLALPLAALADAALSAARAAGAQHADLRVHRLVTQTIRLRDGRVEAVTDDIELGFAVRVIVDGTWGFASHAALSTATAAEVARTAVTVATTLRALNRERVELADEPIYSDVRWVSAYDVDPFTVPTTDKVALLQDYSERLSGADGVDHVTAYVLQVKEQTFYADTAGSTITQQRVRLHPQFEATTVDSAAGVFETMRTLAPPVGRGWEYVTGADGAWDWSGELAEIPSWLAEKVKAPTVTPGPTDLVIDPTNLWLTIHESIGHATEYDRAIGYESAYAGTSFATPDKLGTLKYGTPIMHVTGDRTEEHGLASVGYDDEGVAGQRWDLVRDGVLVGYQLDRVFAPRLGLTRSNGCSYADSAHHVPIQRMANVSLQPDPERDTSTEELISRVRDGIYIVGDKSWSIDMQRYNFQFTGQRFFRIRDGKLDGQLRDVAYQATTTDFWGAMEAVGGPSTWRLGGAFNCGKAQPGQVAAVSHGCPSVLVRGINILNTRTEAGQ
- the map gene encoding type I methionyl aminopeptidase; the protein is MVELKTRDEIARMRVTGQFVAEVLAQLRALAEVGVNLLELEAHVREQIRRRGAQSCYWDYAPSFGRGPFRNTVCLSVNDAVLHGLPFDYRLRDGDVLTMDLAVGIDGWVADAATTIVVGTPDEADLRLIRATEDALVAAIAVARPGNRIGDISAAIAAVARDYGYPVNTEFGGHGLGRTMHEDPHVANHGRAGRGYRLRPGLVIAIEPWFARTTDRIVTDPDGWTLRSADGSRTAHSEHTVAITETGPQVLTLAA
- a CDS encoding multidrug efflux MFS transporter, producing the protein MSSSTLGHEPEHTPEPSNNASSPMSTAAKIALAVLLTGELMNILDDSVVLTAMPTLQRSLGAGSGVPQWLTAGTARRR